From Pararhodobacter zhoushanensis, the proteins below share one genomic window:
- a CDS encoding TetR/AcrR family transcriptional regulator, with protein sequence MARKPGSRAEITGPRLRDAALRLFARDGYAAVSMRQIAAEVGVQAGAIYLYTADKQTLLFQLMQDHMDALLGAWADSTPPLGDARARLQHFARFHIRFHAARADAVFIAYMELRNLTPANFATVEALRKRYETELETILRAGQDEGTLAVPDTKLAAMALIAMLTGVNTWFREGGRLSRDRVEEIYVDMVLKAAGARA encoded by the coding sequence ATGGCTCGCAAACCCGGTTCCCGCGCCGAGATCACCGGCCCGCGTCTGCGCGACGCGGCGCTGCGGCTGTTTGCGCGCGACGGCTATGCCGCGGTCTCGATGCGTCAGATCGCGGCCGAGGTCGGCGTGCAGGCCGGGGCGATCTATCTTTACACCGCCGACAAGCAGACCCTGCTGTTTCAGCTGATGCAGGATCACATGGACGCGCTGCTCGGCGCCTGGGCCGACAGCACACCGCCCTTGGGCGATGCCCGCGCCCGGCTCCAGCATTTCGCGCGCTTCCATATTCGTTTCCACGCCGCCCGCGCCGACGCCGTGTTCATCGCCTATATGGAGCTGCGCAACCTCACGCCCGCGAATTTCGCCACCGTTGAGGCCTTGCGCAAGCGCTATGAGACCGAGCTGGAAACCATCCTGCGCGCCGGTCAGGACGAGGGTACGCTGGCGGTGCCCGATACCAAACTGGCCGCGATGGCCCTGATCGCCATGCTGACCGGCGTGAACACGTGGTTTCGCGAGGGCGGGCGGCTCAGCCGCGACCGGGTCGAGGAGATCTATGTCGACATGGTGCTCAAGGCCGCAGGCGCGCGCGCTTGA
- a CDS encoding TadE/TadG family type IV pilus assembly protein — protein MRNALMAKHPVRTRRLAVQLAAFRRADSGSMAVLSVFIFVAMILFGGLAVDLMRHENERLRMQGVADRAVLAATMLRDNTSGATPEQILHAYFAAEGLDEQLGNNFSVVDGEDGGRTVTVAPAATVPSLFMRLVGVNDFAVATPARAHETLGAGLKLEIVMVLDVSGSMNGQQKIGMMQTAATQLVNSLLTDDIQPGDVAITMVPYDTWVLPPAGFLNQFTNLQGSGACNDWTLWNSVVNGLTQSSQRRNCNTASWRTVRPYLSNAATAGTYITELRASGTTSIDLGIRYGALFFDPSLRPAISALIANGDIDPVFEGRPYDWNEPNVVRALILLTDGENCCGERYADGIQDTNSTATCDALKDQGILIYSIAYQAPPAGAALMQSCASSASHYFNTTADGIVDVFQGIANSVQTQALRLTL, from the coding sequence ATGCGCAATGCTCTGATGGCAAAACATCCGGTACGCACACGCCGTCTGGCGGTGCAACTGGCAGCGTTTCGCCGCGCCGACTCTGGCTCGATGGCCGTGCTCAGCGTGTTCATCTTTGTGGCAATGATCCTGTTTGGCGGGCTGGCGGTTGACCTGATGCGCCACGAGAACGAGCGGTTGCGCATGCAAGGGGTTGCCGACCGCGCGGTGCTGGCCGCGACGATGCTGCGCGACAATACCTCGGGCGCGACGCCCGAGCAGATCTTGCACGCCTATTTCGCTGCTGAAGGGCTTGATGAGCAGTTGGGCAACAATTTCAGCGTGGTCGACGGCGAAGACGGCGGGCGCACGGTCACGGTCGCGCCTGCGGCAACGGTTCCGTCGCTGTTCATGCGCCTGGTGGGGGTCAATGACTTTGCTGTGGCGACCCCGGCGCGGGCGCATGAAACGCTGGGGGCCGGGCTGAAGCTGGAAATCGTCATGGTGCTTGACGTGTCAGGCTCGATGAACGGACAGCAGAAGATCGGCATGATGCAGACGGCGGCAACCCAGCTGGTCAATTCGCTGCTGACCGATGATATCCAACCCGGCGATGTGGCGATCACCATGGTGCCCTATGACACATGGGTGCTGCCACCCGCAGGGTTTCTCAATCAGTTCACCAACTTGCAGGGCAGCGGCGCGTGCAATGACTGGACGTTGTGGAATTCGGTGGTCAACGGCCTGACCCAATCCTCGCAACGCCGCAATTGTAACACGGCAAGCTGGCGCACGGTGCGTCCCTATCTGAGCAACGCGGCCACCGCCGGGACCTATATCACCGAACTGCGCGCGTCGGGCACGACCTCGATCGATCTGGGGATCCGTTACGGGGCGCTGTTCTTCGACCCCTCGCTGCGTCCGGCAATCAGCGCGCTGATTGCCAATGGCGACATCGACCCGGTGTTCGAGGGTCGGCCTTATGACTGGAACGAGCCGAACGTGGTGCGCGCGCTGATCCTGCTGACGGATGGCGAGAATTGCTGCGGCGAGCGGTATGCCGACGGGATTCAGGACACCAATTCAACGGCGACCTGCGACGCGCTCAAGGATCAGGGCATCCTGATCTATTCCATCGCCTATCAGGCCCCGCCCGCCGGTGCCGCGCTGATGCAAAGCTGTGCCTCGTCGGCCAGCCATTATTTCAACACCACCGCTGACGGCATCGTCGACGTGTTCCAGGGCATCGCCAACAGCGTGCAGACGCAAGCGCTGAGGTTGACGCTGTGA
- the pdxA gene encoding 4-hydroxythreonine-4-phosphate dehydrogenase PdxA, whose translation MSAPLAVTCGDPSGVGPELAARIAAQGAPAPMVWIGDPRHLPEGTRWEAVEHPSQPVAPGALAVLPLTFAGPASPGRPDPANAAGTIAAIERAVALVQDGACSAVVTAPINKKALKDGAGFAFPGHTEFLAHLAGGADVVMMLACPELRVVPATIHIALADVPQALTADLLRRTITITRAALIRDFGLTAPRIAVAGLNPHAGEGGAMGREELAMIAPLLAEMRAEGLDLQGPLPADTMFHAAARARYDAAVCMYHDQALIPIKTIDFSGGVNVTLGLPFVRTSPDHGTAYDIAGQGVADPTSMRAAMVMAWDMAQARG comes from the coding sequence CTGAGTGCACCGCTGGCCGTCACCTGTGGCGATCCCTCGGGCGTCGGGCCTGAACTGGCGGCCCGGATTGCCGCGCAGGGTGCGCCCGCGCCGATGGTGTGGATCGGCGATCCCCGCCATCTGCCCGAGGGCACGCGCTGGGAAGCGGTCGAGCATCCCTCGCAACCGGTGGCGCCCGGTGCGCTGGCCGTGTTGCCGCTGACCTTTGCAGGCCCGGCCAGCCCCGGCCGCCCCGATCCCGCCAATGCCGCCGGAACCATCGCCGCCATCGAACGGGCGGTGGCGCTGGTGCAGGACGGGGCCTGTTCGGCGGTGGTTACGGCGCCGATCAACAAGAAGGCGCTGAAAGACGGCGCGGGCTTTGCCTTTCCCGGTCATACCGAGTTTCTGGCCCATCTTGCCGGCGGTGCGGATGTGGTGATGATGCTCGCTTGCCCCGAGTTGCGGGTGGTGCCGGCGACAATCCATATCGCGCTGGCCGATGTCCCGCAGGCGCTGACCGCCGATCTGCTGCGCCGCACCATCACAATCACCCGCGCGGCACTGATCCGCGATTTCGGCCTGACCGCGCCGCGCATCGCCGTCGCCGGGCTGAACCCGCATGCGGGCGAAGGCGGCGCGATGGGGCGTGAAGAGCTGGCGATGATCGCGCCCCTGCTGGCCGAGATGCGGGCCGAGGGGCTCGATCTGCAAGGCCCCCTGCCCGCCGACACGATGTTCCACGCCGCCGCCCGCGCGCGCTATGACGCGGCGGTGTGCATGTACCACGATCAGGCGCTGATCCCGATCAAGACGATTGATTTCTCGGGTGGGGTGAATGTGACGCTGGGGCTGCCGTTTGTGCGCACCTCGCCGGATCACGGCACGGCCTATGACATTGCCGGGCAAGGGGTGGCCGATCCGACCTCGATGCGGGCGGCGATGGTCATGGCCTGGGACATGGCGCAGGCGCGGGGTTAG
- a CDS encoding peptidylprolyl isomerase family protein, translating to MHAMLFRPTLFKTAPRVLLGLFMAAAVALAAPAAQAQSPFAAALYVNDDAVTNYEITQKMRFLEFIGVTNADMRQLAIERLIEDRLQLQEASRLGGRVTPDIMAAGMSEFAARAELTTEEMVTRMGQAGIDRETFETFIRSGVLWRELIQQLYGAQVSITNAQIDQALSVEGIQPSTEVLISEIFLPSDPQFAEAVQRIIPQIERITTEAEFANAARQVSAAPSGPSGGRVERWINVQAVPEPVGPAMATAAVGTVFGPLDMPGAYAFFQLRARRDLRAVPSEAIELDYRRADIPGGLSDTNRAAVARIRDNVDSCVDFDAVVLRTFPELPLTAVQTLTERQSALSSGVRGELERLNAGELSASMVENGQLAVMMLCARRVATDAAPARSAVRAGLLNQALEGQAAIYLQRLRAEADIRYP from the coding sequence ATGCACGCTATGCTTTTCCGCCCCACCCTTTTCAAAACCGCACCGCGTGTGCTGCTGGGCCTGTTCATGGCCGCGGCGGTCGCGCTGGCCGCGCCTGCGGCGCAAGCACAATCGCCCTTTGCCGCGGCGCTTTATGTCAATGACGACGCGGTCACGAATTACGAGATCACGCAGAAGATGCGCTTTCTCGAATTCATCGGGGTTACCAACGCCGACATGCGCCAGCTGGCCATTGAACGGCTGATCGAGGACCGGCTGCAGTTGCAGGAAGCCTCGCGGCTCGGTGGCCGGGTGACGCCCGACATCATGGCAGCCGGGATGAGCGAATTCGCCGCCCGCGCCGAACTGACGACCGAGGAAATGGTCACCCGCATGGGTCAGGCCGGGATCGACCGCGAGACGTTCGAGACGTTCATCCGCTCGGGCGTGTTGTGGCGCGAGCTGATCCAGCAGCTCTATGGTGCGCAGGTGTCGATCACCAACGCGCAGATCGATCAGGCGCTGTCGGTTGAGGGCATACAGCCGTCGACCGAGGTGTTGATCTCGGAGATTTTCCTGCCCTCGGATCCGCAATTCGCCGAGGCTGTGCAGCGCATCATCCCGCAGATCGAACGGATCACCACCGAAGCCGAGTTTGCCAATGCCGCGCGTCAGGTTTCGGCCGCGCCATCCGGCCCGTCGGGCGGGCGCGTGGAACGCTGGATCAACGTGCAGGCCGTCCCCGAACCCGTCGGCCCGGCCATGGCCACGGCCGCCGTGGGCACCGTGTTCGGCCCGCTGGACATGCCGGGTGCCTATGCGTTCTTCCAGCTGCGCGCGCGCCGCGATCTGCGCGCGGTGCCGTCCGAGGCGATCGAGCTTGACTACCGCCGCGCCGATATCCCCGGCGGGCTGAGCGACACCAACCGCGCCGCGGTGGCCCGCATCCGCGACAACGTGGACAGCTGCGTCGATTTCGACGCCGTCGTGTTGCGCACCTTCCCGGAACTGCCGCTGACGGCGGTTCAGACTCTGACCGAGCGTCAAAGCGCCCTGTCCTCGGGCGTGCGCGGCGAGCTGGAGCGGCTGAACGCCGGTGAACTGAGCGCCAGCATGGTCGAGAACGGCCAGCTGGCGGTGATGATGCTCTGCGCGCGCCGGGTGGCCACCGATGCCGCCCCGGCCCGCAGCGCGGTCCGCGCCGGGCTGTTGAATCAGGCGCTTGAAGGTCAGGCGGCGATCTACCTGCAGCGCCTGCGCGCCGAGGCCGACATCCGGTATCCGTGA
- a CDS encoding TadE/TadG family type IV pilus assembly protein: MTGPRSLWRHFARSQSGTATIEFVIMVPLALAFLFSAIDYGVVMIRQVFLDRAVDIAVRQVRLGNVSATSYAGFRAQVCENTFLLADCESNIAIELRPVNTTTWAGLDQPAQCVNRAQNISPVLSFVPSSGSQVLMLIRVCVVADPFIDLTGIVLGMPVDESGGFYLVSNAAFANEPA, encoded by the coding sequence GTGACCGGTCCCCGTTCCCTGTGGCGCCACTTCGCGCGCTCGCAAAGCGGCACCGCGACGATCGAGTTCGTGATCATGGTGCCGCTGGCGCTGGCGTTCCTGTTCTCGGCCATCGACTATGGCGTGGTGATGATCCGGCAGGTGTTTCTGGATCGCGCGGTGGATATCGCCGTGCGGCAGGTGCGGCTGGGCAATGTGTCGGCCACCAGCTACGCCGGGTTTCGCGCGCAGGTCTGCGAAAACACCTTCTTGCTGGCCGATTGTGAAAGCAACATCGCCATCGAATTGCGCCCGGTGAATACCACGACCTGGGCCGGGCTGGATCAGCCTGCCCAATGCGTGAACCGCGCGCAGAACATCAGCCCGGTGCTGTCCTTTGTGCCGTCAAGCGGATCGCAGGTCCTGATGCTGATCCGCGTCTGCGTCGTCGCCGATCCGTTCATCGACCTGACCGGCATCGTTCTGGGCATGCCCGTCGACGAGTCGGGCGGCTTTTATCTGGTGTCGAACGCCGCCTTTGCCAACGAACCCGCGTGA
- a CDS encoding TadE/TadG family type IV pilus assembly protein: MRHLFTLLFARHRLSRLKDERGSVAVEFVITLPLLLWGLVATVVFFEGYKARYNAQMAAQTVADIMSRETDLFTGNYIEGLNNVFDFLADSEYPTRIRVSSVIWDSTTERNRLQWSYATRNMAPLPENTFELLQNDDTATLLAEFGEDTSFSFTGAAAQMPVSDLASRIPPVLPGEALLLVETFALWEPFASVGVGNLRFAPVVVVRPRFAPWINFEGVETIYPEADYEVAWTGSGNASLPDPNDPDEPDVEPPAGTTYAFENSVTTGFSSTTVTAGGPTGRYLGPFGASTYNNPVTLSVALPAANTNASIAFDLFIIDTWDAYNASWAPSYGDNFTLMYNGQPISLDLFDTALSAPFNNARTSAGYIDAVTYGVTMTRTSSGTNFTGSADHDSAWRVVVTLQNAPQNFTLGFSASVQESLANESFGIDNLTIASSGSGTPPAFTANAGSLQTRDPHTRFARYSGCPEYRISAPWLTMTRSDLTTGITMPREAGGPTDASRCAASGGRGWVHASPHLVLNYDAQGVVNGSSGLLIRTNDYNNGGTCDTTLFVRDPNGQWWFNDDVSNTNYSRDYNSRLQIAGATSGQYEIWLGTYGSSRCTSDLSISRYTR; the protein is encoded by the coding sequence ATGAGACATCTCTTTACGCTCCTCTTCGCCCGCCACCGCCTGAGCCGTCTGAAAGACGAGCGCGGATCGGTCGCGGTCGAGTTTGTGATCACCCTGCCCCTGCTCTTGTGGGGGCTGGTGGCGACGGTGGTGTTCTTTGAAGGCTACAAGGCCCGCTACAACGCCCAGATGGCCGCGCAGACCGTGGCCGATATCATGTCGCGTGAAACCGACCTGTTCACCGGCAACTATATCGAAGGCCTGAACAACGTTTTCGACTTTCTGGCGGACAGCGAGTATCCCACGCGCATCCGCGTGTCGTCGGTGATCTGGGACAGCACAACCGAGCGGAACCGCCTGCAATGGTCCTATGCCACGCGCAACATGGCACCGCTGCCGGAAAACACGTTCGAGCTGCTGCAGAACGATGATACCGCGACCTTGCTGGCCGAGTTCGGCGAGGATACGTCGTTCTCCTTCACCGGCGCTGCCGCGCAGATGCCTGTCAGCGATCTCGCCAGCCGCATCCCGCCGGTTCTGCCGGGTGAGGCCCTTCTGCTGGTCGAGACCTTCGCGCTGTGGGAGCCTTTCGCCAGCGTCGGCGTGGGCAATCTGCGCTTTGCCCCGGTGGTCGTTGTGCGCCCGCGCTTCGCGCCATGGATCAATTTCGAAGGCGTCGAGACGATCTATCCCGAGGCCGATTACGAGGTTGCGTGGACCGGCTCGGGCAATGCCTCGCTGCCTGATCCGAACGATCCTGACGAACCGGACGTCGAGCCGCCCGCAGGGACGACCTATGCGTTCGAAAACTCTGTGACCACGGGCTTCTCGTCGACCACCGTAACCGCTGGCGGGCCGACGGGCCGGTATCTGGGGCCGTTCGGGGCCTCGACCTATAACAACCCGGTGACGCTGAGCGTGGCGCTGCCGGCGGCCAACACGAATGCCAGCATCGCTTTCGACCTGTTCATCATCGACACCTGGGACGCGTATAACGCCAGCTGGGCCCCCAGCTATGGCGACAACTTCACGCTGATGTACAACGGTCAGCCGATTTCGCTGGATCTGTTCGACACCGCGTTAAGCGCGCCCTTCAACAACGCGCGCACCAGCGCCGGGTATATCGACGCTGTGACCTATGGTGTCACGATGACCCGCACCTCGTCGGGCACCAATTTCACCGGGTCGGCTGATCATGATTCGGCCTGGCGCGTGGTCGTCACGCTTCAGAACGCGCCGCAAAACTTCACGCTGGGCTTCTCGGCCTCGGTGCAGGAGTCGCTGGCAAACGAAAGCTTCGGCATCGACAACCTGACCATTGCCTCGTCAGGGAGTGGAACGCCGCCAGCGTTCACCGCCAACGCAGGCAGTCTGCAAACCCGCGACCCGCACACGCGCTTTGCGCGCTATTCGGGCTGCCCGGAATATCGGATTTCCGCCCCCTGGCTGACGATGACCCGCTCGGACCTGACCACCGGCATCACCATGCCCCGCGAGGCAGGCGGTCCGACCGATGCCAGCCGCTGCGCCGCCAGCGGCGGGCGCGGGTGGGTCCATGCGTCGCCGCATCTGGTTCTCAACTATGACGCGCAAGGCGTGGTCAACGGCAGTTCGGGCCTGCTGATCCGCACCAATGACTACAACAACGGCGGCACCTGTGACACGACGCTGTTCGTGCGCGACCCCAACGGGCAGTGGTGGTTCAACGACGATGTGTCCAACACGAACTATAGCAGAGACTATAATTCACGGTTGCAGATCGCCGGTGCGACATCCGGCCAGTACGAGATCTGGCTGGGCACCTATGGGTCGAGCCGCTGCACGTCGGATCTGAGCATCAGCCGCTACACCCGCTAA